In Mucilaginibacter boryungensis, a single window of DNA contains:
- a CDS encoding SusC/RagA family TonB-linked outer membrane protein, with protein MKKNLLLFFMLFSLALGSAWAQNRTITGTVTSASDGLPLPGVVVRVKGTSTAVSTNSNGKFSVNASSNSTLVFSFIGFTTLELPAASDLSNVKLTENNRQLNEVVVIGYGQKPIREQNGAIGHVNGSSVAAQPVESFEKALSGKTAGVQISSAGGTLADGVSVRIRGVNSISSSSLPLFVIDGVPANSVENLSLFNGGNGTRFDPLALINPDDIESIDVLKDAGASAIYGSRAANGVVVVTTKKGKKGTSKISIDSKQSWANPAKVQNLLSADDFMTINNEKVKNRFGSTAPTVAVNSDIDGDGNPDRTDWMKKVFNQGFTTDNTLALSGGSDKSAYYGSVRYADQKGIVFNNRLQTAQTRVNLDLTPNKYVHGGIQLSYTHSFNKGVLTDNYLAGATISGYNAFPTISPYNPAGTTLQGGYNLTNTGAKEGGVGYLGLGNNILAINGTSLIGNRIYNPLASAALQRNNITPENIVANGFIEIQPITGLKFTTKYGVDLLKSFEDQYSNPVIAGLGASYLGLVQDYYTTRNQAVWQNYINYDHTFAQKHRVSATVGSEYQFTKQQLTYASANNFADPFFTSIIDGAYSGADPSSASGALLLASGGSLFTSGLESYFGRLGYSFDEKYSLEGSIRRDAFSGFGANFRWGTFPSVSAGWIVSKEDFLKDNKYISYLKIKGSYGKVGNSRGVGAYAARTLYSGGLYAALNGFSSSQLGNADLHWETQLQTDIGFSISGFDNRITLDADYFNNNINGLILAAPVLYTVGVPGSSITTNIGSMRNRGVEFTLNTKNVTLKDFSWTTSFNYTHVANKVLSLVTSNNNADITSGNTVASVGRPLGTYKVYRSAGVDPATGYAMWYGADGVKRMWNQVLQKYTAQDGSAIAALTATDQSYLEGKTGTPTWYGGFDNTLVYKNFDFNFSFVYSGGNYLYNVTYSGLLTNNFQNNDARILQRWTTPGQITSVPRVYSLDVNSNQGSDRFIEKGDFARLRVVSLGYRVPKTALNRLGLSDLRISAQLYNAFVITKYSGIDPEVNSNRNNTNLQTGLDNRAVPQPRTFTLGVNASF; from the coding sequence ATGAAGAAAAATTTACTTTTATTTTTCATGCTGTTTTCCTTGGCACTGGGAAGTGCCTGGGCACAAAACAGGACAATTACTGGTACGGTTACCAGTGCTTCCGATGGGTTGCCTCTTCCAGGCGTTGTTGTACGTGTAAAAGGCACTAGTACCGCTGTATCAACTAATAGCAACGGTAAATTTTCTGTAAATGCCTCAAGCAATTCTACATTAGTATTTTCATTTATAGGTTTTACTACGCTTGAATTACCTGCTGCATCAGATCTGTCAAACGTAAAATTGACTGAAAATAACAGGCAATTAAATGAAGTTGTGGTTATTGGTTACGGACAAAAACCAATACGTGAACAAAATGGGGCAATTGGCCATGTAAATGGCTCAAGTGTTGCTGCACAGCCTGTTGAAAGCTTTGAAAAAGCACTGAGTGGTAAAACCGCCGGTGTGCAAATTTCAAGTGCAGGAGGTACATTAGCCGATGGAGTTAGTGTACGTATACGTGGTGTTAATTCGATATCATCCAGTTCGTTGCCATTATTTGTAATTGATGGTGTCCCTGCCAATTCTGTAGAAAACTTAAGTTTGTTTAATGGGGGAAACGGCACACGTTTTGATCCGTTAGCTTTAATTAACCCTGACGATATTGAATCTATCGATGTATTGAAGGATGCTGGCGCAAGTGCTATCTATGGTTCGCGTGCAGCTAATGGTGTAGTTGTTGTTACTACCAAAAAGGGTAAAAAAGGAACTTCAAAAATCAGTATCGACTCGAAACAAAGCTGGGCTAATCCGGCAAAAGTTCAAAACCTTTTGAGCGCTGATGATTTTATGACCATCAATAACGAAAAAGTTAAAAATCGTTTCGGTAGTACAGCCCCAACAGTTGCAGTGAACAGTGATATTGATGGTGATGGTAACCCAGATAGAACCGATTGGATGAAAAAGGTTTTTAATCAAGGATTTACTACTGATAATACGCTTGCATTATCAGGAGGGTCTGATAAATCGGCTTATTACGGTTCGGTGCGTTATGCAGATCAAAAGGGTATCGTATTTAACAACCGTTTGCAAACTGCACAAACAAGGGTAAATCTTGATCTGACACCTAATAAGTATGTTCATGGTGGTATTCAGTTATCATATACACATTCTTTCAACAAAGGGGTTTTAACAGACAATTACCTGGCGGGTGCAACCATTTCCGGTTATAATGCATTCCCAACCATTTCTCCATATAACCCCGCAGGCACAACTTTGCAGGGTGGCTATAACTTAACCAATACAGGCGCAAAAGAAGGTGGTGTTGGGTATTTAGGTTTAGGAAACAATATTTTAGCAATTAACGGTACAAGCTTAATTGGTAACCGTATTTATAATCCATTAGCGTCTGCAGCATTACAACGTAATAATATTACGCCTGAAAACATAGTTGCCAATGGCTTTATTGAAATACAGCCTATCACTGGTTTAAAGTTCACTACTAAATATGGCGTTGATCTTTTAAAATCATTTGAAGACCAATATAGTAACCCTGTAATAGCAGGTTTAGGTGCATCATACTTAGGTTTAGTGCAAGATTATTACACTACCCGTAACCAGGCTGTATGGCAAAACTATATTAACTATGATCATACCTTTGCACAAAAGCACCGAGTTTCTGCAACTGTAGGTAGTGAGTATCAATTTACCAAACAGCAGCTTACTTATGCATCAGCAAATAACTTTGCCGATCCTTTTTTTACAAGTATAATTGATGGAGCGTATAGCGGTGCTGATCCAAGCTCTGCATCGGGCGCATTATTATTAGCATCAGGCGGTTCATTATTTACCAGCGGCTTAGAATCATATTTTGGCCGTTTAGGTTATAGCTTTGATGAAAAATATTCCCTTGAAGGTTCTATTCGTAGGGATGCTTTCTCTGGTTTTGGCGCTAACTTCAGATGGGGCACGTTCCCAAGCGTCTCTGCAGGTTGGATTGTTTCAAAAGAAGACTTTTTGAAAGACAATAAATACATTAGTTATTTAAAAATTAAAGGCAGCTATGGTAAAGTGGGTAACTCCAGAGGTGTAGGTGCATATGCTGCAAGGACACTATATAGTGGTGGTTTATATGCCGCACTTAATGGTTTCTCCAGCAGTCAATTAGGCAATGCCGATTTACATTGGGAAACTCAGTTACAAACAGATATCGGTTTTAGCATATCAGGCTTTGATAACCGCATCACTTTAGATGCCGATTATTTTAACAATAATATCAACGGTTTAATTTTAGCTGCCCCTGTATTGTATACGGTTGGTGTGCCAGGATCGTCGATTACAACTAACATTGGTTCAATGAGAAACCGTGGTGTCGAGTTTACCTTAAACACCAAAAATGTTACTTTGAAGGATTTTAGCTGGACTACTTCGTTTAATTATACACATGTTGCTAATAAAGTATTAAGCTTAGTTACATCAAATAACAATGCTGATATTACTTCAGGTAATACTGTAGCAAGCGTAGGTCGCCCGTTGGGTACATATAAAGTTTACCGTTCAGCAGGTGTTGACCCGGCTACAGGTTATGCCATGTGGTATGGTGCTGATGGTGTTAAAAGAATGTGGAATCAGGTATTGCAAAAATACACTGCACAAGATGGTAGTGCTATCGCTGCTTTAACAGCAACCGATCAATCATATCTGGAAGGCAAAACCGGTACACCAACTTGGTATGGTGGTTTCGATAATACCCTGGTTTACAAAAATTTCGATTTTAATTTCTCTTTTGTATACTCTGGTGGTAACTACCTTTATAACGTTACTTACTCCGGTTTGTTAACAAACAATTTCCAAAATAACGATGCCAGGATTTTGCAACGTTGGACTACTCCCGGACAAATCACTTCTGTGCCACGTGTTTATAGCTTGGATGTAAATAGCAACCAAGGGTCTGATCGTTTCATTGAAAAAGGTGATTTTGCTCGGTTAAGAGTTGTTTCTTTAGGATATCGTGTTCCTAAAACAGCACTAAACCGCTTGGGTTTATCAGATCTTCGGATATCAGCTCAGTTATATAACGCATTTGTTATTACAAAATATAGCGGAATAGATCCTGAAGTAAATAGTAACCGAAATAACACCAATCTTCAAACTGGCCTGGATAACCGTGCAGTTCCTCAACCAAGGACTTTCACTTTGGGCGTAAATGCTTCATTTTAA
- a CDS encoding RagB/SusD family nutrient uptake outer membrane protein, which yields MKNIIKYKSAILISSIIIAVAGTSCRKQLFQEPYTSLSPSSAFSSPDRVEKAAVGMYDQLQNANWFGGRALIYVDVRGTDVNPPSYFSPLPLFNSVTASEGFTAGAWAGAYRTIGEANLFLKNLAGAAGVDAAKINQYTGEAEFIRALNYFYLVNLFAQPYSFSAGATHAGVPLVLTSSDSPFDATNQLPRATVAAVYAQIEKDLLDAEAKLPVTYNDPNFSNVARATKGAAQALLARTYLYENKYSNANSYADKVIAGGYTLNPDPLTPFRTYTTKESIFSVAMNGADNPNTNNALGQHYNPAKRGDIQVSNEYVALMDQTKDLRFKNMIFLQGGSYWTGKYVGTADWVPVLRYSEVLLIKAEALANLSATVDITALSLLNQVRTRSQATPVVAVTKTDLINAILTERRIELAFEGQGEFDYLRTGRGIPAHGVVLAQPYGSNYVILPIPKYDTDKNPNLVQNPGY from the coding sequence ATGAAAAATATAATTAAATATAAATCAGCCATACTTATCTCATCGATTATTATTGCTGTAGCTGGGACATCTTGCCGCAAGCAACTGTTCCAGGAACCATATACCAGTTTATCACCTTCTTCTGCTTTTTCAAGCCCTGATCGTGTAGAGAAAGCCGCTGTGGGTATGTATGATCAGCTACAAAACGCAAACTGGTTTGGCGGGCGCGCACTCATATATGTAGATGTAAGAGGTACAGACGTTAACCCTCCAAGCTATTTTAGTCCGCTGCCATTATTTAATTCTGTAACAGCAAGTGAAGGTTTTACTGCCGGAGCGTGGGCAGGAGCTTACCGGACAATTGGTGAAGCAAATCTTTTCTTGAAAAACTTAGCGGGTGCCGCCGGTGTTGATGCTGCTAAAATAAACCAATATACCGGCGAAGCTGAATTTATACGTGCTTTGAATTACTTTTATTTGGTAAACCTATTTGCACAACCTTATAGCTTTAGCGCAGGCGCAACACACGCAGGTGTCCCACTTGTGTTAACAAGTTCCGACTCTCCTTTTGATGCAACAAACCAACTTCCCCGGGCAACTGTTGCCGCTGTATATGCACAGATAGAAAAAGATTTGTTAGATGCTGAAGCAAAATTACCAGTAACGTATAACGATCCTAATTTCTCAAATGTGGCAAGGGCAACCAAAGGGGCTGCACAGGCGCTGTTGGCCCGTACTTATTTATATGAAAATAAGTACTCAAATGCGAATTCTTACGCTGATAAGGTAATAGCAGGCGGATATACTTTAAATCCAGATCCGTTGACCCCATTCCGTACATATACTACTAAAGAAAGTATCTTTTCTGTGGCAATGAATGGTGCTGATAACCCTAATACCAACAATGCTTTAGGTCAACATTATAACCCTGCTAAGCGTGGAGATATACAGGTTAGCAATGAATATGTTGCCTTAATGGACCAAACTAAAGATCTCCGTTTTAAAAATATGATATTTTTACAAGGTGGTTCATATTGGACCGGTAAATACGTCGGAACAGCCGATTGGGTACCTGTGTTAAGATATTCGGAGGTTTTATTGATCAAAGCAGAAGCTTTGGCTAACCTTTCTGCAACCGTTGATATTACCGCTCTTAGCCTGTTAAACCAAGTTAGGACAAGATCTCAGGCTACACCTGTTGTTGCTGTTACTAAAACGGATTTGATCAACGCTATTTTAACAGAAAGGCGTATTGAGCTAGCATTTGAAGGCCAAGGTGAATTTGATTACTTACGAACAGGTCGTGGCATTCCAGCACATGGAGTTGTGCTTGCGCAACCTTATGGTTCTAACTATGTTATATTACCAATACCAAAGTACGATACAGACAAAAATCCTAATCTGGTGCAAAATCCTGGTTATTAA
- the bioD gene encoding dethiobiotin synthase yields MNQPIFITGIGTDIGKTIVSAIMVEKLQADYWKPVQSGDLENSDTIKVKRLVSNPKSVFHPEAYRLTEPYSPHKSAALDGIEIDIDKITLPETNNQLIIEGAGGLMVPLNSTHYIIDLIKHLNAEVILVSRHYLGSINHTLLSIDALNGRGIPVKAIVVNGNTDEYSEQAIRTYTKNVVPIYHVPSILEINKGSILKVAGNL; encoded by the coding sequence ATGAACCAACCTATATTTATAACAGGCATAGGTACTGATATTGGTAAAACTATCGTATCGGCCATTATGGTAGAAAAACTACAGGCCGACTATTGGAAACCTGTTCAGTCGGGCGATTTGGAGAACAGTGATACCATTAAAGTTAAACGATTAGTATCCAACCCCAAATCGGTTTTTCACCCCGAGGCGTACCGTTTAACAGAACCATATTCACCACATAAGTCGGCCGCGCTGGATGGTATTGAGATAGATATTGATAAAATTACCCTGCCTGAAACCAATAATCAGCTAATTATAGAAGGCGCAGGCGGGTTAATGGTGCCGTTAAACAGTACACACTATATTATAGACCTGATCAAACACCTGAATGCCGAGGTTATATTAGTATCCCGCCATTACCTGGGTAGTATTAATCATACGCTGTTATCGATTGATGCATTAAATGGCCGGGGTATACCGGTAAAGGCCATAGTAGTAAACGGGAATACCGATGAATATTCAGAGCAGGCTATCCGTACATATACAAAAAATGTTGTGCCCATTTATCATGTGCCCAGCATACTTGAAATTAATAAGGGAAGTATACTTAAAGTAGCAGGTAATTTATAA
- a CDS encoding aminotransferase class I/II-fold pyridoxal phosphate-dependent enzyme, with product MSSADQFIQNKLQERQAAGNYRQLRPEAGLIDFCSNDYLGFAHSAILKANINAEIGAQAHVLNGAAGSRLLAGNTYYAEALEAEVASIHGYPAGLIYNSGYDANLGLLSALPQRGDTIITDELAHASIIDGARLSYANRYKFKHNDLNSLTELLKLAKGTVYVAIESIYSMDGDAAPLAEICAIVQKYNANLIVDEAHATGVFGLGLVHQLNLQKQVFAQVVTFGKALGCHGAAILGNGLLRNYLINFSRSFIYTTAAPMHNLAAIKMAYQLQERSGAEQLLLQQNIRYFKDIFQNPSFELIASDSAIQCILLKSNAKAKALAGLLQTNGYDVRPILSPTVAAGSERLRICIHSYNTGQEIAGMLNLINNFTT from the coding sequence TTGAGCAGCGCGGATCAGTTCATACAAAACAAACTACAGGAGAGGCAGGCAGCAGGCAACTATCGTCAGCTGCGCCCTGAAGCTGGCTTAATTGATTTTTGCAGTAACGATTATCTTGGCTTTGCGCACTCAGCAATATTAAAAGCTAACATTAACGCCGAAATAGGGGCGCAAGCACACGTTTTGAATGGGGCTGCCGGTTCGCGGTTACTGGCTGGCAATACTTATTATGCTGAAGCATTGGAGGCAGAAGTTGCAAGCATTCACGGTTATCCTGCCGGACTGATCTACAACTCGGGATACGATGCCAACCTGGGCCTGTTATCAGCATTACCGCAACGGGGCGATACTATTATTACCGACGAATTAGCGCACGCTTCAATTATTGATGGTGCACGGTTAAGTTACGCCAACCGCTATAAGTTTAAACATAACGATCTTAATAGCCTTACCGAATTACTAAAATTAGCTAAAGGGACAGTTTATGTAGCTATAGAAAGCATTTATTCGATGGATGGTGATGCTGCGCCCCTGGCAGAGATTTGCGCTATCGTACAAAAATATAACGCCAACTTAATTGTCGATGAGGCACACGCCACCGGCGTATTTGGCTTGGGGCTGGTGCATCAGCTTAATTTACAAAAGCAGGTTTTTGCCCAGGTAGTAACATTTGGCAAGGCTTTAGGCTGCCATGGCGCCGCGATTTTGGGCAACGGCCTGCTGCGCAATTACCTCATTAATTTTAGCCGTTCGTTTATTTATACCACGGCCGCGCCAATGCATAATTTGGCGGCTATTAAAATGGCTTATCAACTGCAGGAGCGGTCGGGTGCCGAACAGTTATTACTGCAACAAAACATCCGGTATTTTAAAGACATCTTTCAAAACCCCAGTTTTGAATTGATAGCCAGCGATAGTGCCATACAATGTATCCTTTTAAAAAGTAATGCTAAGGCCAAAGCCTTAGCGGGTTTATTGCAAACTAATGGGTATGACGTGAGGCCTATTTTAAGTCCCACAGTGGCCGCGGGCAGCGAGCGGTTACGCATATGCATCCACAGCTATAATACCGGACAAGAGATTGCAGGAATGCTGAATTTGATCAATAATTTCACCACATGA
- a CDS encoding Spy/CpxP family protein refolding chaperone produces MKKLMLVCCFVIGATVATFAQGGGMRRSPEEQAKALQTQLKLTDDQTAKITAIYATQAAKRDSMMKAGADRSAMRPLMQASNEKIQAILTDEQKDAYKKMMAERMSRMGGQGGGGGTPPPPPSK; encoded by the coding sequence ATGAAAAAATTAATGTTAGTATGTTGCTTCGTTATCGGCGCAACAGTAGCAACCTTCGCCCAAGGCGGTGGTATGCGCAGAAGCCCTGAAGAGCAGGCAAAAGCTTTACAAACTCAGTTAAAGTTAACTGACGATCAAACAGCTAAAATTACTGCAATTTATGCAACGCAAGCAGCTAAAAGAGACAGCATGATGAAAGCTGGCGCAGACAGGTCGGCAATGCGTCCCTTAATGCAAGCTTCAAATGAAAAAATTCAGGCAATACTTACAGACGAGCAAAAAGATGCTTACAAAAAAATGATGGCTGAAAGAATGAGCCGTATGGGCGGCCAGGGCGGCGGCGGTGGCACACCTCCTCCTCCACCATCAAAATAA
- a CDS encoding XRE family transcriptional regulator, which produces MSIISQNIKFLRKKKGLTQQAFADEVGIKRSLVGAYEEDRADPKYGLLKKLALYFDVSLDDFINETIDANWAPKPKGDPNNLRILSITVDKEDNENIEMVPVKASAGYLNGYADPQYVAQLPKFYLPMFKQGTYRAFEISGDSMLPLQSGSIIIGEYLERWSDIKPGDTYVVVSKSEGVVYKRIGNKFKDSKKLKLVSDNPVYDPYEVSGEDVLEIWKAKGYFSTHLPEPAPEPTMESLTGMMAQMQRSIADLQKNSNN; this is translated from the coding sequence ATGTCAATTATTTCACAAAATATTAAGTTCCTACGCAAGAAAAAAGGTTTAACCCAGCAGGCTTTCGCCGATGAGGTTGGTATAAAACGTTCGTTAGTAGGTGCTTACGAAGAAGATCGTGCCGATCCTAAATATGGCCTACTAAAAAAATTAGCTTTATATTTTGATGTAAGTTTAGACGACTTTATTAATGAAACCATTGATGCTAATTGGGCACCAAAACCTAAAGGCGATCCTAACAATCTTCGCATCCTTAGTATTACTGTAGATAAAGAGGATAACGAGAATATTGAAATGGTACCGGTAAAAGCCAGTGCGGGTTATTTAAATGGCTATGCCGACCCGCAATATGTGGCGCAATTACCCAAATTTTATTTGCCCATGTTTAAGCAGGGTACCTACCGCGCGTTCGAGATAAGCGGCGACTCCATGCTGCCATTACAATCGGGTAGTATTATTATAGGCGAGTATCTGGAGCGCTGGAGTGATATTAAACCGGGTGACACCTATGTTGTAGTATCAAAAAGCGAAGGGGTAGTATATAAACGCATCGGAAATAAATTTAAGGATAGTAAGAAACTAAAGCTGGTATCGGATAACCCGGTGTACGATCCGTATGAAGTTAGCGGCGAAGACGTTCTGGAGATATGGAAGGCCAAAGGATACTTTAGTACCCACCTGCCCGAACCTGCCCCCGAGCCCACCATGGAAAGCCTGACAGGCATGATGGCGCAAATGCAACGGTCAATTGCCGACCTTCAAAAAAACAGCAACAATTAA